One window from the genome of Amycolatopsis sp. NBC_01480 encodes:
- a CDS encoding histidine phosphatase family protein — MRLLLVRHGQTSGNLRGALDTALPGPPLTELGQEQARALAERLGGEPIVAVYASQATRAQQTAAPLAEALGFEVQVIEGVKEVAAGDLEDHTSRESIELYMKTVRRWTLGELDARIPGGESGAEVRARMLHAAAELRAKHEDDGPDATVVLVSHGGAIRLGAEWLASNVPPDLANSALIPNTAFVELLAEPDGWRCLTWVDTPL, encoded by the coding sequence GTGAGGCTGCTGCTGGTCCGCCACGGTCAGACGTCCGGGAACCTGCGGGGCGCGCTGGACACGGCGCTGCCCGGGCCGCCGCTCACCGAGCTGGGGCAGGAGCAGGCGCGGGCGCTCGCCGAACGGCTGGGCGGCGAGCCGATCGTCGCCGTGTACGCCTCGCAGGCCACGCGCGCGCAGCAGACCGCCGCGCCGCTGGCCGAGGCGCTGGGCTTCGAGGTGCAGGTGATCGAGGGCGTCAAAGAGGTGGCCGCCGGCGACCTCGAGGACCACACCAGCCGCGAGTCGATCGAGCTGTACATGAAAACCGTCCGACGCTGGACGCTCGGCGAGCTGGACGCGCGGATCCCCGGCGGCGAATCGGGCGCGGAGGTCCGGGCCCGCATGCTGCACGCGGCCGCCGAGCTGCGCGCGAAGCACGAGGACGACGGCCCGGACGCCACCGTCGTCCTGGTCAGCCACGGTGGGGCGATCCGGCTGGGCGCGGAGTGGCTCGCCTCGAACGTGCCGCCCGACCTGGCGAACAGCGCGCTGATCCCGAACACCGCGTTTGTCGAGCTGCTCGCCGAGCCGGATGGCTGGCGCTGCCTGACCTGGGTGGACACGCCGCTGTAA
- a CDS encoding DUF4232 domain-containing protein → MVSFKKPRISLVVLSAAGASAALLLSACGGGTTTASSDTSSSAPSSSASPAATASSSPSTPGSSSATGAPAPGPAPDNGLCKAGDVALSLGQGDAGAGSAYRPLNIKNTSGKPCTIQGFPGVSYVGGDNGQQIGPPAFRSGEKGAAVKLNPGQSAAADIQFVQVRNFDPAVCKPTPVKGLRVYLPQETASNFLADPGTGCAGGNLPGNQLSVKTVHRA, encoded by the coding sequence ATGGTCAGTTTCAAGAAACCACGGATTTCCCTGGTTGTCCTTTCCGCGGCAGGCGCGTCCGCCGCGCTACTGCTTTCCGCCTGCGGTGGCGGCACGACAACCGCGTCCAGTGACACTTCGAGCTCAGCCCCGTCGTCGAGCGCTTCGCCCGCGGCCACGGCCAGTTCCAGCCCGTCCACTCCGGGCAGTTCGTCCGCCACGGGGGCGCCGGCCCCGGGCCCGGCACCGGACAACGGCCTGTGCAAGGCCGGTGACGTCGCGCTTTCGCTCGGCCAGGGCGACGCGGGCGCCGGCTCCGCGTACCGGCCGCTGAACATCAAGAACACCAGCGGCAAGCCGTGCACCATCCAGGGTTTCCCGGGCGTCTCGTACGTCGGCGGGGACAACGGGCAGCAGATCGGCCCGCCGGCGTTCCGCAGTGGTGAGAAGGGCGCGGCGGTCAAGCTGAACCCCGGCCAGTCCGCGGCCGCCGACATCCAGTTCGTCCAGGTGCGGAACTTCGACCCGGCGGTGTGCAAGCCGACCCCGGTCAAGGGCCTGCGGGTCTACCTGCCGCAGGAGACCGCGTCGAACTTCCTGGCCGACCCGGGCACCGGCTGCGCGGGCGGCAACCTGCCCGGCAACCAGCTCAGCGTGAAGACGGTCCACCGCGCCTGA